In Microvenator marinus, one genomic interval encodes:
- a CDS encoding CarD family transcriptional regulator, with translation MATEFRVGDKAVYPGQGVAEVIAIDSKEIMGTTQTFYILRVLDSDKKIMIPVGKVDDVGLRGIINGKQLEEVYDILRERDVDLNTQTWNRRYRAYLEKIQTGSPFEIAEVLRDLNLLKFTKVLSHGEKKMLDTARRLLVQELSIAKDASKETVTEEIEHIFAA, from the coding sequence ATGGCAACGGAATTCAGGGTTGGTGATAAAGCAGTCTACCCAGGTCAGGGAGTTGCCGAAGTCATCGCGATAGACTCCAAAGAGATCATGGGAACGACTCAGACCTTCTATATCCTACGAGTCTTAGACTCGGATAAGAAGATCATGATCCCGGTCGGAAAGGTCGATGACGTAGGTTTAAGGGGCATCATCAACGGAAAGCAGCTTGAGGAAGTTTATGACATCCTTCGCGAGCGAGACGTTGATCTGAATACGCAGACATGGAATCGGCGTTATCGGGCCTATCTGGAAAAGATCCAGACGGGTAGCCCGTTCGAAATCGCCGAGGTCTTGCGCGACCTCAATCTTCTAAAGTTCACTAAGGTCCTGAGCCACGGCGAGAAGAAAATGCTGGACACAGCTCGGCGGCTCCTCGTGCAGGAACTCTCGATCGCCAAGGACGCGAGCAAAGAGACGGTCACCGAGGAAATCGAGCACATCTTCGCTGCATAA